The DNA segment GGTGTACTTTTTCATCGTTTCTCATAATGGAACCATGATTACATAATGGAATTATGGTGTCAATTTGGTCTTTTTTCAGAAAACGGTGGGGTCGTAGTGTGGTGTGGCCGGGGTGGCAGAGGGCACGACGCAGGCGATTAAGTGCACCAGTAACTTGGAATTCCGTCCGTTACAAGGTGAAGCGCGTGAGGTAACTGGCATTAACAGGAGTAGCTGGTAAATGGGTGCCCAAAAAAGCGGTTCACCTTTAGGTTTGTGAACCGCTTGGAGGGTGTTGTTTCAGGCGTCCCGAAGCAAGGATAAAAACTCATATCGGGTGGCTTGGCTTTCCCTGAATGTGCCCAGCATTGCCGAGGTTTTCATGACCGAATTTTGCTTCTCAACACCGCGCATCATCATGCACATATGCTTGGCTTCAATCACCACGCCGACACCGGCTGCGTTCACCACGCTTTGAATGGTTTCGGCAATTTGCGTTGTGAGCTGTTCCTGAATCTGAAAACGACGCGCATACATGTCAACGATGCGGGCAACTTTTGACAGGCCGAGTACCTCACCC comes from the Ketobacter sp. MCCC 1A13808 genome and includes:
- the folE gene encoding GTP cyclohydrolase I FolE, with amino-acid sequence MKEHFAAILKAVGEDLERPGLQRTPERAAKAYEYLTQGYHQDLDEVINNALFPSDSSEMIIVKDIELYSMCEHHLLPFIGKAHVAYIPQGEVLGLSKVARIVDMYARRFQIQEQLTTQIAETIQSVVNAAGVGVVIEAKHMCMMMRGVEKQNSVMKTSAMLGTFRESQATRYEFLSLLRDA